Proteins encoded within one genomic window of Solea senegalensis isolate Sse05_10M linkage group LG11, IFAPA_SoseM_1, whole genome shotgun sequence:
- the zgc:154075 gene encoding putative oxidoreductase YteT codes for MISPVRVIVVGAGCRGEIYSKFATVHPERVQVVGVADPRRFARSKLQQQHKIVDENIFDDWHRIADREKFADAVLVCTPDHLHKEPAMAFAKKGYHILLEKPMATTAEDCRAIVEACTQSGVILSVGHVLRYDPVTRKIKELIDAGAIGDVIHIQHLEPVGFYHFAHSFVRGNWRNEAESSFVLLAKSCHDIDLIHDWAGARRCVKLSSFGSLSHFRKDKKPPGAADRCLDCSVEKDCPYSGCKIYLDRVKQGHTGWPVSVICTSSLPDIESVTEALKTGPYGRCVYECDNDVCTNQVVHMEFEGGLTASFSMVAFTKEMCKRKTTIYGSMGELSYNGHEVSVFDFVTQRTTKHTGLDNAPNHFGMSGHGGADYHLMDAFISAVANNDPSLIRSGPEETLLSHLLVFQAEQSRLEGRVVYCDEMMQS; via the exons ATGATTTCACCTGTCCGGGTCATCGTGGTGGGAGCAGGCTGTCGAGGAGAGATCTACTCTAAGTTTGCCACCGTCCATCCTGAACGAGTACAG GTTGTAGGAGTTGCGGATCCAAGAAGATTTGCTCGCTCTAAACTTCAACAGCAGCACAAGATTGTGGATGAAAACATATTTGATG ATTGGCACAGAATAGCTGACAGAGAGAAGTTTGCAGATGCTGTTTTAGTCTGTACACCAGACCACCTTCACAAG GAACCTGCCATGGCCTTTGCAAAGAAAGGTTACCACATTCTGCTGGAGAAACCAATGGCA ACAACAGCTGAAGACTGCAGGGCGATTGTGGAGGCTTGCACTCAGAGTGGTGTGATCCTGTCTGTGGGTCATGTTCTGCGGTATGACCCCGTCACTCGCAAAATAAAG GAGCTGATAGATGCTGGAGCCATAGGTGACGTGATCCATATTCAACACTTGGAGCCG GTTGGGTTTTATCACTTTGCACACTCATTTGTTCGAGGGAACTGGAGGAATGAAGCTGAGAGCTCTTTTGTACTTTTGGCCAAGTCATGCCACGATATCGACCTAATACATGACTGGGCTGGAGCTCGCAG GTGTGTGAAACTGTCGTCATTTGGATCCCTCAGCCACTTCCGAAAAGACAAAAAG CCACCAGGAGCTGCAGATCGCTGCCTTGATTGTTCAGTAGAAAAAGACTGTCCATACTCGGGATGTAAAATCTACCTGGACAGAGTGAAACAG GGACACACTGGCTGGCCTGTGTCAGTCATATGTACGAGCTCTTTGCCAGACATCGAGTCAGTAACAGAAGCACTGAAGACTGGACCATATGGCCgctgtgtgtatgaatgtgacAACGATGTTTGTACTAATCAG GTTGTCCACATGGAGTTCGAAGGGGGTCTGACAGCATCCTTTTCCATGGTAGCTTTCACCAAGGAAATGTGCAAGCGAAAAACAACCATCTATGGCAGCATG GGGGAGCTGTCGTACAATGGGCATGAGGTGAGCGTGTTTGACTTTGTGACCCAGAGAACTACAAAGCACACAGGACTGGATAATGCTCCGAATCACTTTGGCATGAGTGGGCACGGTGGAGCAGATTACCACCTTATGGATGCCTTTATTTCTGCAGTAGCA AACAATGATCCGTCCCTGATCCGGTCGGGTCCTGAGGAGACGTTGCTGAGCCATTTGCTGGTGTTTCAAGCAGAGCAGTCACGTCTGGAGGGCAGAGTCGTGTACTGTGATGAGATGATGCAAAGctag